Proteins co-encoded in one Candidatus Cloacimonas sp. genomic window:
- the hslO gene encoding Hsp33 family molecular chaperone HslO, producing the protein MNKDFILRGTAHNDSFRFFAVQSPNCVQTARDLNDLSPLSTLLLGRMISASAMLSWDLKEEDSEVTLRIDSLGDMEGAIVICTQNGYLRGYVKNPHLFYDHKEDNFLVGKALGKGTLTISRDTKGARSYLSTTELITGEIAEDLAYYYQQSEQIPTAVNLGVLIDKEAKVRASGGFIIQQMPFADVKIADKIKENLDRTPNISDLMDMGLTLNDILDRFVFKGLKWQINEEKEIAYHCNCSYELFSKALLLLGKEELQTLQEGIQPVCLYCNKNYNFSAEDIQQLIAQLEGKK; encoded by the coding sequence ATGAATAAGGATTTTATTTTGCGTGGCACTGCTCACAACGATAGTTTTAGGTTTTTTGCCGTGCAAAGCCCTAATTGTGTTCAAACGGCGCGTGATTTAAATGATCTTTCTCCTTTATCCACATTACTTTTAGGCAGAATGATTTCTGCCTCGGCAATGCTCTCATGGGATTTAAAAGAAGAGGATAGCGAAGTTACTCTTCGGATTGATTCCCTGGGAGATATGGAAGGAGCAATCGTTATTTGCACGCAAAATGGTTATTTAAGAGGGTATGTAAAAAATCCGCACCTCTTTTATGACCACAAAGAAGATAATTTTCTGGTCGGCAAAGCACTCGGAAAAGGGACTTTAACCATTAGCAGAGACACAAAAGGAGCCAGATCATATTTAAGCACTACGGAGCTAATTACCGGAGAAATTGCCGAAGACCTTGCCTACTATTATCAACAATCAGAACAGATACCCACTGCTGTAAATTTAGGTGTGTTAATTGATAAAGAGGCAAAAGTGCGTGCTTCCGGGGGCTTTATCATTCAGCAGATGCCTTTTGCCGATGTAAAAATAGCGGATAAAATTAAAGAAAATTTGGATAGAACTCCCAATATCAGTGATTTAATGGATATGGGTCTCACTCTGAATGATATTCTTGATCGTTTTGTATTTAAAGGGTTAAAGTGGCAAATAAACGAAGAAAAAGAAATTGCCTACCATTGCAATTGCAGCTATGAACTTTTCAGCAAGGCCTTGTTACTTTTGGGAAAAGAGGAACTGCAGACCTTGCAGGAAGGCATCCAGCCCGTATGTCTTTATTGTAATAAGAACTATAATTTCAGCGCTGAAGACATTCAACAATTAATTGCCCAATTAGAGGGGAAAAAATGA
- a CDS encoding aspartate kinase: MAIIVKKFGGTSVANIDLIRNIAHKLSGEYHKGEGLVLVVSAMAKTTDELFALAYGISQHPSRRELDMLLTAGERISMSLLSLALMEEGIPSISFTGSQSGIITDEKHGNARILKVNAFRIQEELEKGKVVIVAGFQGVSISKEITTLGRGGSDTSAVALACYLKANKCEIYTDVDGIFSADPKLVTQPKLLKQISPQLMLTLCYNGSKVLHPRAVEYALKYGVEVEIKSSFTFAPGSLITDNKTGKNEEEQMEERKVIAIAHKENLTRYTLPLNSQVLNTLTNWNYEIYKSFMNEGLVELFIESKYITEIDYFLQEQNIKPVKKEGDFAFVNLVGLGVGHDPAFWSSVMDNSKEFNILRSFNNEQSIELLLPEENCSAAVKTLHKIYIEDKQ, encoded by the coding sequence ATGGCAATAATAGTAAAGAAATTCGGCGGAACTTCAGTTGCTAACATTGATTTAATCCGCAACATAGCTCATAAACTTTCCGGTGAATATCACAAGGGAGAGGGTCTGGTATTAGTTGTTTCGGCAATGGCTAAAACAACAGACGAACTTTTTGCTCTTGCTTATGGAATTTCCCAACATCCTTCTCGGCGGGAATTGGATATGTTATTGACGGCAGGTGAACGGATAAGTATGAGTTTATTGTCTTTAGCTTTGATGGAAGAAGGAATTCCTTCCATTTCTTTTACCGGTTCTCAAAGTGGTATTATCACAGATGAAAAGCATGGCAATGCTCGGATTCTGAAAGTAAATGCTTTTCGCATCCAGGAAGAACTGGAAAAAGGCAAAGTTGTTATTGTGGCAGGTTTTCAGGGTGTTAGCATTAGCAAAGAAATAACTACTTTGGGCAGAGGTGGTTCTGATACATCTGCAGTTGCCTTAGCGTGCTATTTAAAGGCAAATAAATGTGAAATTTACACAGATGTGGATGGGATTTTTTCCGCTGATCCGAAACTTGTGACACAGCCAAAATTGCTTAAACAAATAAGCCCACAACTGATGCTAACCCTATGTTACAATGGCTCTAAGGTATTACATCCCCGGGCTGTGGAATATGCTCTTAAATATGGTGTGGAAGTGGAGATAAAATCCTCTTTTACATTTGCCCCGGGCTCACTGATAACCGATAACAAAACAGGAAAAAATGAGGAAGAACAAATGGAAGAAAGAAAGGTAATTGCCATTGCTCATAAAGAGAATTTAACGCGCTACACTTTACCGCTCAACAGCCAAGTGTTAAACACCTTAACTAATTGGAATTATGAAATATATAAGAGTTTTATGAACGAGGGCTTAGTGGAGCTTTTCATAGAAAGCAAATACATAACAGAAATTGACTATTTTCTACAAGAACAAAACATTAAGCCAGTCAAAAAAGAAGGCGATTTTGCCTTTGTAAATCTCGTCGGTTTAGGTGTAGGACACGATCCTGCTTTTTGGTCATCCGTAATGGATAACAGCAAGGAATTCAATATATTACGCAGTTTTAACAATGAACAAAGCATAGAACTTCTATTACCGGAAGAAAATTGTTCTGCAGCGGTAAAAACCCTGCACAAAATTTATATCGAGGACAAACAATGA
- a CDS encoding SpoIID/LytB domain-containing protein: MRTLSLLLLLLLCGSLLAGAQVLDGELYLEINLVISPSLNISFPKVTTPIIVSENEGLISRSFNSDIYISIVNPTKTVRYAILNYLDTTFSPEEEKNAVVKDIFVWEEGRLIKKKELQHFLPENFNTEEEAQQYALLHNIPTQYIREMPLLNSTVQIQDAKGNIYYMETPLKIHSENDLCFNEDGFGYSGDFILKTVKRQIVLNQFLPLEQYLAGVVPNEIGDNAPFEALKAQTVAARTHALSLLLNNKHKTDGYDLCNSTHCQVYKGKYLQNEQIWKAISECAYEVLCLNGNLAEATYHSCCGGKTDASSIIWKGKPVEHLNGIICIDNAENYDLTKESEAREWINEKLPTENMTTWEKGALSWHKSISLKQLADNAGLNDIDKIEIIKRGNSGRITELKLIGSETVTLNNEYQIRQIFGNLLSSFFYIEGSYATEDGIVTIYPHKELNLKGRGAGHGVGMCQVGALRKAREGFNYEEILQFYYPGTTLNKDWLNE, translated from the coding sequence ATGAGAACTCTCTCTCTGCTCTTATTACTTTTGCTTTGCGGTTCTTTGCTTGCAGGAGCTCAAGTTTTGGACGGAGAATTATATCTGGAAATCAATCTGGTTATTTCTCCTTCATTAAATATCAGTTTTCCGAAAGTTACTACACCCATAATTGTTTCTGAAAATGAAGGGCTCATATCTCGCAGTTTTAATTCCGATATCTATATTTCCATAGTAAATCCTACCAAAACGGTTCGTTACGCTATTCTAAATTATTTAGATACTACTTTTTCACCAGAAGAAGAAAAAAATGCCGTTGTAAAGGACATTTTTGTTTGGGAAGAGGGAAGATTAATAAAGAAAAAAGAATTGCAACATTTTCTGCCGGAAAACTTTAATACGGAAGAAGAAGCACAACAATATGCTCTTCTACATAATATCCCCACTCAATATATCAGAGAAATGCCGCTGCTTAATTCCACGGTGCAAATTCAGGATGCAAAGGGTAACATTTATTATATGGAAACGCCCTTAAAAATACATTCGGAAAATGATCTATGCTTTAATGAAGATGGTTTTGGCTATAGTGGGGATTTTATTTTGAAAACCGTGAAAAGGCAGATTGTTTTAAATCAGTTTCTCCCTTTGGAACAATATCTTGCGGGAGTTGTTCCCAATGAAATTGGTGACAATGCACCCTTCGAAGCGCTTAAAGCACAAACGGTTGCTGCCAGAACTCATGCACTTAGTTTACTGTTAAATAACAAACATAAAACGGATGGGTATGATCTGTGCAATTCAACTCACTGCCAAGTTTATAAAGGTAAATATTTGCAGAATGAACAAATTTGGAAGGCAATATCTGAGTGTGCTTACGAGGTCTTGTGTTTAAACGGAAATCTTGCCGAAGCTACTTATCACAGTTGCTGTGGAGGAAAAACAGATGCCTCCAGTATTATTTGGAAAGGAAAACCGGTTGAGCATTTGAATGGCATAATATGTATTGATAATGCTGAAAATTATGATCTTACTAAAGAATCCGAAGCCCGCGAATGGATAAACGAAAAGCTCCCCACGGAAAATATGACTACTTGGGAAAAGGGGGCACTCTCTTGGCATAAATCAATATCTCTTAAACAATTAGCCGATAATGCAGGACTAAATGACATTGATAAAATTGAGATTATCAAAAGGGGAAATTCGGGACGAATAACAGAGCTAAAACTTATTGGCAGCGAGACGGTTACCCTAAATAATGAATATCAAATCCGTCAAATTTTCGGAAATTTGTTATCTTCTTTCTTTTATATTGAGGGTTCTTATGCCACCGAAGATGGAATCGTAACTATTTATCCTCATAAAGAACTGAACTTAAAAGGCAGAGGAGCAGGACATGGAGTTGGAATGTGTCAAGTGGGAGCTTTAAGAAAAGCCAGGGAAGGTTTTAATTACGAAGAAATTTTGCAGTTCTACTACCCCGGAACAACCCTAAATAAGGACTGGCTAAATGAATAA
- the metG gene encoding methionine--tRNA ligase translates to MKYIVTSALPYANGKLHIGHLAGAYLPADIFVRFLRLEGEDVIYICGTDEHGTPISITADKEGITPQDVVTRYHQSIKEAFDGTGIEFDNFSGTARPPHYKLAADFFLQLHKNGYIKPKNTLQFYCENDKRFLPDRYVEGICPRCGASNARGDQCDKCGQIYETTTLQEPKCKICGSTPVIKETQHWFIQLDKFREQLRLWLATKDYWKENVRNFILGLLEQGLIERSITRDLMWGVPVPLPEAKGKVLYVWFDAPIGYISSTIEWAEKIGQPDKWKEYWLNPETRLIHFIGKDNIIFHSLIWPAMLMGQDTKYCLPYDIPANEFMNLEGEKISTSRNWAIWVDEFLQDFEGEFLRYYLAVNAPERQDSDFNFKDFQNKINTDLNNTLGNLANRVFAFANKNFAGKITACALSESAKVVIDEADAILKEIEESYQDYQVKKNTRLIMDIARLGNRYFDENKPWAMLKEDKQSVMETLYICANLLAKISVAFSPILPKSMQKLRQMMGLNAKFGFADAYNLLADIKLNEVQPLFRKIEDSEIEAQMTKLHSQNKSATTDNEKSATPNCLPNTNSVEKKAEVAKSEIAPLKELISYDDFAKLDLRLAKVLAAEKVPATDKLLKLQVDLGTEQRELIAGIAVDYAPEDIIGKTVLMLANLQPRKIKGVNSQGMILAANANGKLLVLLPDGEGIPGSVVQ, encoded by the coding sequence ATGAAATATATAGTTACCAGCGCTTTACCCTACGCCAATGGAAAATTGCATATCGGACATTTAGCCGGAGCTTATTTGCCAGCAGATATTTTTGTTCGCTTTTTGCGTTTGGAAGGTGAGGATGTCATTTATATCTGTGGAACGGATGAACATGGCACTCCGATTTCCATAACTGCTGATAAAGAAGGAATTACGCCACAGGATGTGGTAACTCGTTATCATCAAAGTATTAAAGAGGCATTTGACGGAACTGGAATTGAATTTGACAATTTTAGCGGCACTGCCCGTCCACCTCACTATAAACTTGCCGCGGACTTCTTTTTACAACTACACAAAAATGGCTATATCAAGCCCAAAAACACGCTGCAATTCTATTGTGAAAATGATAAACGCTTTCTACCGGATAGATATGTGGAAGGAATTTGTCCTCGTTGCGGTGCCAGTAATGCCAGAGGTGATCAATGTGATAAATGTGGCCAAATTTATGAAACAACTACTTTGCAGGAACCCAAATGCAAGATTTGTGGCTCCACGCCAGTGATTAAAGAGACCCAACACTGGTTTATACAATTGGATAAATTTCGGGAGCAGCTGAGGTTATGGCTTGCCACAAAAGATTACTGGAAAGAAAATGTGCGAAACTTTATTCTGGGTTTGCTGGAGCAGGGTTTAATTGAACGCTCCATTACGCGAGATTTAATGTGGGGAGTTCCCGTTCCTCTTCCCGAAGCAAAAGGCAAGGTCTTGTATGTTTGGTTCGATGCTCCGATCGGTTATATTTCATCCACAATAGAATGGGCGGAAAAAATCGGTCAGCCGGATAAATGGAAGGAATATTGGCTGAACCCAGAAACACGGCTAATTCATTTTATTGGAAAGGATAACATTATTTTCCATTCTCTAATATGGCCTGCAATGCTGATGGGACAAGATACGAAATATTGCCTTCCTTATGACATTCCTGCCAACGAATTTATGAATCTGGAAGGCGAAAAAATATCTACCAGTAGAAATTGGGCTATTTGGGTGGACGAATTTCTGCAGGACTTTGAGGGTGAATTTTTGCGCTATTATCTGGCAGTGAACGCTCCCGAAAGACAGGATTCCGATTTTAATTTTAAGGACTTTCAAAATAAGATAAATACAGATCTGAATAATACGCTGGGCAATCTGGCTAATAGAGTTTTTGCCTTTGCCAATAAGAACTTTGCAGGAAAAATAACTGCTTGTGCGTTAAGTGAATCGGCTAAAGTGGTAATTGACGAAGCAGATGCCATTTTAAAAGAAATTGAAGAAAGTTATCAGGACTATCAAGTGAAGAAAAACACGCGCCTGATAATGGATATAGCCCGCCTTGGCAACCGCTATTTTGACGAAAATAAACCCTGGGCAATGCTGAAAGAAGATAAACAATCAGTTATGGAAACACTCTATATTTGCGCCAATTTGCTGGCAAAAATATCCGTGGCTTTTTCTCCGATTCTGCCCAAATCTATGCAAAAACTTAGACAAATGATGGGTTTGAACGCTAAATTCGGTTTTGCAGATGCCTATAATTTGCTGGCAGATATTAAGTTAAATGAGGTTCAGCCCCTTTTTAGAAAAATTGAAGATTCAGAAATTGAGGCGCAAATGACCAAATTACATTCCCAAAATAAGTCCGCTACCACTGACAATGAGAAATCGGCAACTCCAAATTGCCTGCCAAATACCAATTCTGTAGAAAAAAAGGCAGAAGTGGCTAAAAGTGAAATTGCTCCTCTTAAAGAATTAATCAGCTATGATGACTTTGCCAAACTGGACTTGCGTTTAGCGAAAGTTTTAGCGGCGGAAAAAGTTCCCGCCACCGATAAACTCTTAAAATTGCAAGTGGATTTAGGGACGGAACAAAGGGAACTAATTGCCGGAATCGCAGTTGATTATGCGCCGGAAGATATCATCGGAAAAACAGTGCTGATGTTGGCAAATCTACAACCCCGGAAAATAAAGGGTGTAAACTCCCAAGGTATGATTTTGGCTGCCAATGCCAACGGCAAATTATTAGTTCTTTTACCTGACGGAGAAGGAATTCCCGGTTCGGTTGTGCAATAA
- a CDS encoding XRE family transcriptional regulator, producing the protein MNVGEKIKLYRKRLNISGKELAQKLDVTPALITYYEQGKRQVPLKTLMQISEIIKVPLEYFVTDKEYISYSAYRGKGRITKEEKEEVALFEEIVDNYIRIAKLNDFDIHYQGPNEYRGKTISDQEIGIIKAQLEVPLIVHYNNLVEALWLKWRIAVFALPFRNTNLSAITIRRDDIYCVFINKGHTIERNFFSLAHELGHILMHLDTDEFIISRLGSRDPKEKEANEFASRFTVPYALLMNKVGNNSFSETITADKIWELAKYFNVSYECIVYNLVKANILNYGKDEIARLKEPIKEYEYNITIDDFPAIYRLLVYLTWRKGEISISKAGNYLLSDIQTVNDEFGKIGKILGRV; encoded by the coding sequence ATGAATGTCGGAGAAAAAATAAAATTGTATAGAAAGCGACTAAACATTTCTGGTAAAGAACTTGCCCAGAAATTGGATGTAACACCTGCTCTTATAACCTATTATGAACAGGGGAAAAGACAAGTTCCTTTGAAAACACTAATGCAAATATCGGAAATTATCAAGGTTCCTCTGGAATACTTTGTTACCGATAAAGAATATATTTCATATTCTGCTTATCGTGGTAAAGGTAGAATAACAAAAGAAGAAAAGGAAGAAGTTGCCTTATTCGAGGAAATAGTAGATAACTATATTAGGATTGCAAAGTTAAACGATTTTGACATCCATTACCAAGGTCCTAATGAATATCGGGGGAAAACTATCTCCGACCAAGAAATTGGCATAATTAAAGCCCAACTGGAGGTTCCGCTTATTGTGCATTATAATAACTTAGTTGAAGCTCTTTGGCTAAAATGGAGAATTGCTGTCTTTGCTCTTCCTTTTAGAAATACAAATTTATCAGCAATCACGATAAGAAGAGATGACATTTATTGTGTTTTTATTAATAAAGGGCACACAATTGAAAGAAACTTTTTTTCTTTAGCTCATGAACTGGGACACATTTTGATGCATCTGGATACGGATGAATTTATTATTTCTCGTCTTGGCTCAAGAGACCCTAAAGAAAAAGAGGCAAATGAATTTGCTTCCAGATTTACTGTCCCGTATGCTTTGCTAATGAATAAGGTAGGGAATAATTCCTTTTCGGAAACAATAACAGCAGATAAAATATGGGAATTGGCAAAGTATTTTAATGTTTCTTATGAATGCATTGTTTATAATCTGGTAAAGGCAAATATATTGAATTACGGCAAAGATGAAATAGCCAGATTGAAAGAACCGATTAAAGAATATGAATATAATATAACTATAGACGATTTCCCAGCTATTTATCGTTTACTGGTCTATCTTACCTGGAGAAAGGGAGAAATATCTATCTCCAAAGCCGGTAATTATCTATTATCCGATATACAAACTGTTAATGATGAATTCGGTAAAATAGGCAAAATTCTGGGTAGGGTCTAA